The proteins below come from a single Metarhizium brunneum chromosome 1, complete sequence genomic window:
- the gld1_0 gene encoding Glycerol-3-phosphate dehydrogenase, producing MTGNGLLGGHEKKHKVTIVGSGNWGSTIAKIVAENTKQHNDVFEEQVQMWVYEEEVVVTSDSKHYDPSMGDKPQKLTSIINKYHENVKYLPGITLPSNIVANPSLVDAVKDSSILIFNLPHQFIAKVCDQLRGRILPFARGISCIKGVNVTDDGVSLFSEWIGDGLNIYVGALSGANIASEIAAEKWSETTIAYDPPPMDNSRNPSPRSGSPNPGITVTDLQDVSHRDCRGRASKTKLTGVPAEYPPLDHDCFRTLFHRPYFHVQMVSDVAGVSLGGALKNIVALAAGFVDGRGWGDNAKAAIMRIGLMEMVKFGKEFFGETVQSQTFTETSAGVADLITSSSGGRNFRCAKKAVEKGITVDEVEQQDLNGQKLQGTTTAYEVNSFLKARGLEKEYPLFTAVNDILLNKRQVDDIPNLVAQVTDGA from the exons ATGACGGGCAACGGGCTTCTTGGTGGCCACGAGAAGAAGCACAAGGTCACCATTGTGGGATCCGGCAATTG GGGTTCTACGATTGCCAAGATTGTTGCCGAGAACACAAAGCAGCATAATGACGTCTTCGAGGAGCAGGTCCAGATGTGGGTGTATGAGGAGGAAGTTGTTGTTACCAGCGACTCGAAGCACTACGATCCATCTATGGGCGACAAGCCTCAAAAACTGACCTCCATTATCAACAAATATCACGAAAACGTCAAGTACCTGCCTGGTATTACTCTCCCCTCCAACATCGTCGCCAATCCCTCGctcgtcgatgccgtcaaggactcgtccatcctcatcttcaatCTGCCACATCAGTTTATCGCCAAGGTCTGTGACCAGCTGCGGGGCCGCATTTTGCCATTTGCACGCGGCATCAGCTGTATCAAGGGAGTCAACGTCACCGACGACGGTGTCAGCCTGTTCAGTGAGTGGATTGGTGACGGCTTGAATATCTACGTTGGTGCCTTGAGTGGGGCCAACATCGCCAGCGAGATTGCTGCCGAGAAGTGGTCAGAGACCACCATCGCCTACGACCCGCCACCGATGGACAATAGCAGAAATCCTTCGCCACGCTCTGGTAGTCCCAACCCCGGCATTACCGTCACCGACCTGCAGGATGTTTCGCACAGAGATTGCAGAGGCCGGGCCTCCAAAACTAAGCTCACTGGTGTGCCTGCGGAATATCCGCCACTGGATCATGATTGCTTCCGCACTCTATTCCATCGCCCGTACTTCCATGTTCAGATGGTGTCCGATGTCGCCGGCGTCTCGCTTGGTGGTGCCTTGAAGAATATTGTTGCTTTGGCCGCTGGTTTTGTTGACGGGCGTGGCTGGGGTGATAATGCCAAGGCTGCGATTATGCGCATCGGCTTAATGGAAATGGTAAAATTCGGAAAGGAATTCTTTGGTGAAACAGTCCAGAGCCAAACCTTTACTGAAACGTCTGCTGGCGTAGCTGATTTGATtacgtcttcttctggcggACGAAACTTCCGTTGTGCCAAAAAAGCTGTTGAGAAGGGCATCACAGTTGATGAAGTGGAGCAACAAGACTTGAACGGCCAGAAGCTGCAAGGAACGACCACGGCATATGAGGTCAACAGCTTTTTAAAAGCACGTGGGCTGGAGAAGGAATACCCCTTGTTCACAGCGGTCAACGACATTTTGCTCAACAAGAGACAGGTCGATGATATCCCCAACTTGGTGGCACAAGTCACAGATGGTGCGTGA
- the aclK gene encoding Gamma-glutamyl cyclotransferase aclK, with protein sequence MPSPTDVEPAASVASAALDKAGVSARQPSRGSYPSISSILTTSSERLTKAAQDVHPISDSPGAETVLYLAYGSNMSAKTFLGVRGIRPLSQVNVAVPSLRLTFDLAGVPYMEPCFANVGFRNVPDQKKNTQAELIHQDMEWDGGLIGVVYEVTQEDYRTILRTEGAGSSYKEIVVPCYPIAPKEIFPKGPTPFLARTLYAAYTSNANDDRSWWQHLLDGRQRPDPDYAQPSLRYLSLLRDGGREHDLPTSYQQYLASLHPYFATTWAQKVGQYLFIALWAPLLIFYLITSRFLADETGKLPPWLAGGVTSIFNMMWMSYDAVFKSIFGDGERTEEDESDERKSLLGNRKA encoded by the coding sequence ATGCCGTCTCCAACCGATGTAGAGCCCGCGGCGTCGGTAGCGTCAGCGGCGTTAGACAAGGCGGGAGTCTCAGCCCGTCAACCTTCTCGAGGATCGTACCCTTCAATATCCTCAATATTAACCACTTCATCGGAACGCCTTACGAAAGCTGCCCAAGATGTCCACCCGATATCCGATTCACCAGGAGCCGAAACCGTCCTGTATCTGGCATATGGCTCCAATATGAGTGCTAAAACGTTTCTCGGTGTCCGAGGCATTCGACCTCTGTCGCAGGTGAACGTGGCGGTTCCCAGTCTGCGTCTCACGTTCGATCTCGCTGGAGTACCTTACATGGAGCCATGCTTCGCGAACGTGGGATTTCGAAATGTGCCAGACCAGAAGAAGAACACTCAGGCCGAATTGATTCACCAGGATATGGAATGGGACGGAGGACTCATCGGTGTGGTGTATGAAGTTACTCAGGAGGACTACAGAACCATTCTGCGCACTGAGGGTGCAGGCTCCAGCTACAAGGAGATTGTCGTTCCCTGCTATCCCATCGCGCCGAAGGAAATATTCCCCAAGGGACCTACGCCTTTTCTCGCAAGGACGTTATACGCAGCTTACACATCGAACGCGAATGACGATAGGAGTTGGTGGCAGCACCTCCTCGATGGGCGACAAAGACCAGACCCTGATTATGCTCAGCCCAGCTTACGTTACCTGAGCCTACTCCGGGATGGTGGAAGGGAACACGACTTGCCTACCAGTTATCAACAGTATCTTGCATCGCTGCATCCGTATTTTGCAACAACATGGGCTCAGAAAGTTGGACAATATTTATTCATTGCTCTCTGGGCTCCGTTGTTGATATTCTATCTCATCACGTCCAGATTCTTGGCGGATGAAACTGGCAAGCTCCCACCATGGCTTGCAGGTGGCGTGACATCGATATTCAACATGATGTGGATGTCGTACGACGCTGTATTCAAGTCCATATTCGGTGATGGAGAGAGGACCGAGGAGGATGAGTCGGATGAAAGGAAATCGCTCCTAGGTAATCGCAAAGCATAG
- the nep2 gene encoding NEDD8-specific protease 2: MIVPYYGLQAQSEYCTRHVTQKFLSPEKSYLSYYDVLLTVEDIKSLKNDWLTDNNIAFWEEYLERETLPRYPQARIVLLRPSMSFLLMKEPDIRHVRSALPDFSKVTHVFLPINDNRNVSVAEGGSHWSLLLVSLLDGIAFHYDSLGGANFAEANLATRRMGEVVGRQMRFINLEDSPQQENGSDCGVFVCLLMRHLLVKRLLSANAREKVSMSMAGKMVDSNGGRKEMLRIIENLRKEGERRRSRSASPFTNKTPPRIE; the protein is encoded by the exons ATGATTGTTCCATACTATGGTCTCCAGGCTCAGTCGGAATACTGCACGCGTCATGTTACCCAGAAGTTT CTCTCTCCTGAAAAATCCTACTTGAGTTACTACGACGTATTGTTAACCGTTGAAGACATCAAGTCGCTTAAAAATGACTGGCTCACGGATAACAATATTGCCTTCTGGGAAGAGTACCTCGAGCGGGAGACCTTACCTCGTTACCCTCAAGCCAGAATTGTGCTGCTACGTCCGAGTATGAGTTTCCTTCTGATGAAGGAGCCTGATATTCGTCATGTACGCTCTGCGCTGCCGGACTTCTCCAAAGTTACCCACGTTTTCCTTCCCATCAACGACAATCGCAACGTGAGTGTTGCCGAAGGTGGCAGCCATTGGtctctgctgctggtgtcaCTGTTGGATGGCATTGCATTTCACTACGACTCACTCGGTGGAGCAAACTTCGCGGAAGCGAACTTGGCTACACGACGGATGGGCGAGGTTGTTGGAAGACAAATGCGTTTTATCAACCTTGAGGACTCGCCGCAACAGGAGAATGGCAGCGATTGCGGCGTTTTCGTCTGTCTCTTGATGCGCCACTTGCTGGTCAAGCGCCTGCTAAGTGCCAATGCTCGAGAAAAGGTCTCAATGAGCATGGCGGGCAAAATGGTCGATAGTAACGGCGGCCGGAAAGAAATGTTGCGCATCATTGAGAATCTTCGCAAGGAAGGAGAACGTAGACGATC GCGGAGCGCAAGCCCATTTACTAACAAGACGCCTCCGCGGATTGAATAG
- the UBA4 gene encoding Adenylyltransferase and sulfurtransferase uba4: MENIERLRKEIAVRESELADIRASLATAEAQQRQASPKLNWKWPLEEHEYQRYGRQMIVPNFGLDGQLRLKHAKVLLVGSGGLGCPAAAYLAGSGVGVLGLVDGDEVEVSNLHRQIAHSTARVGMAKVESAITFLRELNPTVSYKAHVAHLTPQNAEDIVSQYDVVLDCTDHPTSRYLISDICVLLKKPLVSASAFQTSGQLIVLNSPAGKGPCYRCVFPKPPPPESVVGCGEGGIVGPVVGVMGVLQALEAIKLISRGGLEAYDSAVPEIQQTMMLFSGMADSSPFRSVRMRGRRKECFACGENAQLTLDYLRSSMDYVQFCGVTRPVQLLREEDRITAEEYQGLARSGADHVLVDVRGKEHYSLSHIPGSINVPISRFMSHRAGETLPEGIPADLPADVPIYIVCRVGNDSQIAAAKLKELGLDRNGQRFVGDISGGLRSWKDAVDDSLPFL; encoded by the exons atggagaataTAGAACGTCTCCGAAAGGAAATTGCAGTCCGCGAATCAGAACTAGCCGACATCAGGGCGAGTCTAGCCACCGCAGAAGCTCAGCAAAGACAAGCCAGTCCCAAACTGAATTGGAAATGGCCTCTTGAAGAACACGAGTACCAGCGTTACGGGAGGCAGATGATTGTCCCGAACTTCGGACTGGATG GCCAACTGAGACTCAAGCACGCAAAAGTCTTGCTCGTCGGCTCGGGAGGGCTCGGTTGTCCTGCGGCCGCATACCTTGCCGGCTCAGGTGTCGGTGTTCTAGGGCTCGTGGACGGAGACGAGGTCGAAGTATCCAACTTGCATCGACAGATTGCCCATTCGACTGCTCGCGTGGGCATGGCCAAGGTTGAGAGTGCAATCACCTTTCTTCGCGA ATTAAACCCAACCGTCTCTTACAAGGCACACGTTGCCCATCTCACGCCGCAAAATGCAGAGGACATTGTTTCGCAGTATGATGTGGTGCTTGACTGCACCGATCACCCGACGTCTCGCTACCTCATATCTGACATTTGCGTCCTCCTGAAGAAACCGCTCGTGTCCGCATCTGCATTCCAGACTTCGGGACAGCTCATTGTGCTGAATAGTCCGGCTGGCAAGGGACCCTGTTACCGCTGCGTGTTCCCCAAACCGCCCCCCCCGGAGAGTGTAGTCGGCTGCGGCGAaggcggcatcgtcggccCCGTCGTCGGCGTTATGGGCGTCTTGCAAGCGCTGGAAGCTATCAAGCTTATTTCCAGAGGCGGCCTGGAAGCGTATGACTCTGCCGTGCCAGAGATTCAACAGACGATGATGCTCTTCAGTGGCATGGCGGATAGTTCACCCTTCAGATCGGTCCGTATGAGAGGCAGACGAAAAGAATGCTTTGCATGTGGCGAAAACGCACAGCTGACGCTGGATTACCTGAGATCGTCCATGGATTATGTGCAGTTTTGTGGTGTGACGAGGCCGGTGCAGTTGCTGCGGGAGGAGGACCGCATCACGGCCGAGGAGTATCAGGGTCTTGCTCGGAGCGGCGCGGATCATGTGCTGGTCGATGTGAGGGGGAAGGAGCATTACAGCCTATCGCACATTCCTGGATCTATCAACGTTCCCATAAGTCGGTTCATGAGTCATCGTGCTGGCGAGACACTGCCTGAGGGCATTCCCGCGGATTTGCCTGCCGATGTGCCGATATATATTGTGTGTCGGGTCGGCAACGATTCACAAATTGCGGCAGCCAAATTAAAGGAGTTGGGTTTAGATCGCAATGGGCAACGTTTCGTTGGAGACATCTCGGGCGGGCTGCGGTCATGGAAAgatgctgttgatgattCACTACCGTTTCTTTGA
- the PAM17 gene encoding Presequence translocated-associated motor subunit PAM17, which yields MSSSLKSLALRVPRATSCKSPTAIIRCCSKASMSTATRPAGLTNAAPSQPSSYAMSMKLHSYSLAASSKSVLRLVPRARTTSPMTITSQARCFASAASSMSSSGTSSGAGAAASKSTLDWDSFFKLRLRRRRIQLFFSVTTGLLGGAGGAILLSTGMAEPVVMQIPLDPFVTLGLMTLACAAMGWLVGPSIGNQVFYLLNHRLKAQMMSKETEFFARVKKNRVDPTNSSAGNPVPDFYGEKIQSVSGYRQWLKDQRAFNKKKTRAFV from the exons ATGTCTTCGTCTCTGAAATCTCTGGCTCTGCGCGTGCCCAGAGCAACTTCCTGCAAGTCTCCTACGGCCATTATCCGATGCTGCTCGAAAGCTTCCATGTCGACCGCCACTCGACCGGCCGGCCTCACAAACGCCGCTCCCTCGCAACCGAGTAGCTATGCCATGTCCATGAAATTGCACAGCTACAGCCTTGCTGCATCGAGCAAATCCGTTCTTCGACTTGTTCCGAGGGCCCGCACGACCTCACCTATGACGATTACCTCGCAGGCTCGATGCTTTGCCAGTGCCGCCTCATCAATGTCCAGCTCGGGGACTTCCTCGGGGGCAGGTGCCGCTGCATCCAAGTCGACTCTAGACTGGGACTCTTTCTTCAAGTTGCGACTTCGCCGTCGACGTATCCAGCTGTTCTTCTCCGTAACGACGGGCTTGCTTGGTGGTGCCGGTGGTGCCATTCTGCTGTCCACGGGCATGGCGGAGCCCGTGGTGATGCAAATTCCTCTGGACCCCTTCGTCACACTGGGTCTGATGACGCTTGCTTGTGCTGCCATGGGGTGGCTCGTGGGCCCTAGCATTGGGAACCAGGTGTTTTACCTTCTCAACCACCGCCTGAAGGCCCAAATGATGAGCAAGGAGACGGAGTTTTTTGCCAGGGTGAAGAAGAACCGAGTTGATCCTACCAACTCCAGTGCAGGTAATCCAG TGCCCGATTTCTACGGCGAAAAGATCCAAAGCGTCTCCGGATACCGACAATGGCTCAAGGACCAGCGGGCcttcaacaagaagaagactaGGGCGTTTGTGTGA
- the TRNSP gene encoding Transmembrane protein, with translation MTLPHRTWNFDIDRFLNPFVPSPPWRFLPYPVARWFGYRKAKPKDAGNLMPVFWAFIGVFAAILTIQAVSKRVPSFQARGAPIIVGSFGAAAVLEFYAIESPLAQPRNAIIGQLISAFVGVAIGKLFQLSDSFKDIQWVGGALACACATSLMALTKTVHPPAGATALLAVVDDTLIHIGWFMLPVMLLGCALMLGVALLVNNLERRFPMYWWTPEDLSKGRKSILRRRHSAELKKDDMDEEKTVDSPTAPAPAVTSKKSTIDGSENDAESSDRDQTGGMCVKFTHAHQHAGEVVIRKGEVVIPEHMFLTQEEQQFLETLTYRL, from the exons ATGACTCTGCCTCACAGGACGTGGAACTTCGACATTGATCGATTCCTTAATCCGTTcgtgccgtcgccgccatggcgttTCCTGCCTTACCCCGTGGCAAGATGGTTCGGATACCGTAAGGCGAAGCCGAAGGATGCCGGTAACCTGATGCCCGTTTTCTGGGCCTTCATTGGCGTATTTGCGGCTATTCTCACGATACAAGCCGTGTCGAAGCGAGTGCCGTCATTCCAGGCGCGAGGAGCCCCCATCATTGTGGGCAGTTTT GGCGCGGCTGCGGTTCTGGAGTTTTACGCCATCGAATCGCCCCTTGCCCAACCTCGAAACGCCATCATAGGTCAACTCATCTCGGCATTCGTTGGAGTTGCCATCGGTAAGCTTTTTCAGCTGAGTGATAGCTTCAAGGACATCCAATGGGTTGGAGGAGCTCTTGCTTGCGCCTGCGCAACTTCTCTGATGGCTTTGACCAAGACTGTGCACCCACCTGCGGGCGCCACGGCGCTGCTTGCCGTTGTTGACGATACCTTGATTCACATCGGATGGTTCATGCTCCCGGTTATGCTGCTGGGATGTGCGCTTATGCTTGGTGTGGCGCTGCTGGTCAATAACCTGGAAAGACGTTTCCCGATGTACTGGTGGACACCCGAAGACCTTAGTAAAGGAAGAAAATCCATATTACGTAGACGACACTCAGCCGAATTAaagaaagacgacatggacgaagaAAAAACAGTAGACAGCCCTACAgcgccggcaccggcagTCACTTCCAAAAAGTCGACTATTGATGGTAGCGAGAATGACGCCGAGTCTAGCGACAGAGATCAGACCGGAGGCATGTGTGTGAAGTTCACTCACGCTCATCAACATGCCGGGGAAGTTGTCATCAGAAAGGGAGAAGTGGTTATTCCGGAGCACATGTTTCTTACTCAGGAAGAACAGCAGTTTCTAGAGACTCTCACATATCGACTGTAA